A segment of the Gemmatimonas sp. UBA7669 genome:
CTGGGTATCGCCGTGGGCTTCGGTCTGGCGGCAGCGGCCGGATTTCGGATGTTCGTGCCGTTGCTGGCCGCCGGTGTGGCTGCAAAAGCCGGCGTGTTGGAGCTCTCACCGGGGTTCGTATGGCTGGCCAGTACGCCGGCGCTGGCGGCACTGGGCACGGCCACGATTCTCGAGGTCGGCGCCTACTCGGTGCCGTGGCTCGATCAGTTGCTCGACGTCATTGCCACGCCAACGGCGGTGGCTGCCGGCATGCTGGCGGCCGCCAGCGTGGTGGTGGACCTGCCACCGGTGCTCAAGTGGACCGCCGTGGTGCTGGCCGGCGGTGCGGCCGGGATGACGCAGGGGGCGACGGTGTTCACGCGCTTCAAGAGCACCACGCTCACCGGAGGCCTTGGCAATCCCGTGGTGTCGGCACTCGAGCTGGTAAGCGCGGTGGTCACGAGCGCGCTCGCGATTTTCCTGCCGCTGCTGACCTTGGTGGCCGTGCTGCTCCTGCTCGTGTTCTTCACACGGCGCGTGCACGGTGTGGTGTTTGGCCGAGGTGGTGGACTGCGGGCGGGTGCGGCAGACGAGGTGACACCGGGGGCGAGGCCGCGGGTGCCGAGGGGGCCTGGCTGAGGATTGGAGGGTTGGAGAACTGACGGTGTGAGGATAAGAGGATCTGGGGATCAGAGAGGCGGGCGTCGGGGGCCCCGTACAACTGGAGTCCCCGACGCCCGCCCCTCCAATCCCCGGATCCTCTTATCCTCACACCTTCTGTTCCAACGACGCCGGCGGACTACCGCGAACCGGTAGCTGGCACCAGAACAATCCGCCGAAACTCCACCGCCGTGTGATCGCCCTGCAGGTAAATGGGCCCCGGCTCACCTTCATTGCTGTCGAGCGCCCCACCCGTAATGCCCGGAATGGTCTGATCGGCGATGATGGTTCTGCCATTCAGCACCACGGTCACGCGTCGACCGACAAGTGTGATGTCGAAGGTCTGCCACTCTCCGGGACCG
Coding sequences within it:
- a CDS encoding DUF4126 domain-containing protein, with the protein product MDLSVIPWEAVLGIAVGFGLAAAAGFRMFVPLLAAGVAAKAGVLELSPGFVWLASTPALAALGTATILEVGAYSVPWLDQLLDVIATPTAVAAGMLAAASVVVDLPPVLKWTAVVLAGGAAGMTQGATVFTRFKSTTLTGGLGNPVVSALELVSAVVTSALAIFLPLLTLVAVLLLLVFFTRRVHGVVFGRGGGLRAGAADEVTPGARPRVPRGPG